One Hevea brasiliensis isolate MT/VB/25A 57/8 chromosome 5, ASM3005281v1, whole genome shotgun sequence genomic region harbors:
- the LOC110634712 gene encoding uncharacterized protein LOC110634712: MPQGDYIELHRKRHGYRLDHFERKRKKEAREVHKRSERAQKALGIKGKMIAKKNYAEKALMKKTLAMHDESTSRRKVDDEVHEGAIPVYLLDRENTTRAKIMSNTIKQKRKEKAGKWEVPLPKVRPVAEDEMFKVIRSGKRKTKQWKRMITKVTFVGPGFTRKPPKYERFIRPSGLRFTKAHVTHPELKCTFNLEIIGVKKNPNGPMYTSLGVMTKGTIIEVNVSELGLVTPAGKVVWGKYAQVTNNPENDGCVNAVLLV, encoded by the exons ATG CCGCAAGGAGATTATATAGAGTTACACAGGAAGAGACATGGCTACCGCCTCGACCACTTCGAGCGCAAGCGCAAGAAGGAGGCTCGTGAGGTCCACAAGCGCTCTGAGAGGGCCCAGAAA GCATTGGGTATCAAGGGTAAGATGATTGCCAAGAAAAACTATGCTGAGAAGGCCCTCATGAAGAAAAC ATTGGCCATGCATGACGAGTCAACATCTAGGCGGAAGGTGGATGATGAAGTTCATGAAGGAGCTATTCCTGTCTATCTGCTGGATCGTGAAAACACAACACGAGCAAAG ATCATGAGCAACACTATAAAGCAAAAGAGGAAAGAGAAGGCTGGAAAATGGGAAGTCCCTCTACCTAAG GTGAGGCCTGTCGCTGAAGATGAGATGTTTAAAGTGATTAGATCTGGCAAGCGGAAGA CCAAGCAGTGGAAGAGAATGATCACCAAAGTCACATTTGTGGGACCAGGTTTTACCAGAAAACCTCCCAAGTATGAGCGATTTATCCGCCCTTCAGGATTGCGTTTTACAAAGGCCCATGTGACACACCCTGAACTCAAATGCACGTTTAATCTGGAGATCATTGGAGTGAAGAAAAACCCTAATGGTCCAATGTATACATCGCTTGGTGTTATGACCAAAGGAACCATCATTGAG GTGAATGTCAGTGAATTAGGTCTTGTCACACCTGCTGGGAAAGTTGTATGGG GGAAATATGCTCAAGTAACAAATAATCCAGAGAATGATGGTTGCGTAAATGCAGTTCTTCTTGTCTAG
- the LOC110634715 gene encoding protein LEAD-SENSITIVE 1 isoform X2, whose translation MRITILFLILVFLVLHVNILGIYIGDDKVIHFTRRGQEVGTGTVLDLLLTSSGPANTQVPCPTCTMQREGHGVILSCLNCFLAGGVLYRFEYDVSPALFLAKARGGTCTLAVSDPNDIVVHRAKFLLENGFGCYNVFKNNCEDFAIYCKTGLLVVDQGTMGQSGQAASIVGGPLAAVLSTPLRLVTTNVYGMAATAVGVYCVSRYAADIGKRRDVLKVSVEDLTRRLATGSLQVVENQILARPI comes from the coding sequence attctGTTTCTCATTTTAGTCTTCCTTGTTTTACATGTGAACATATTAGGAATCTATATTGGGGATGATAAAGTAATTCATTTTACCAGACGCGGTCAAGAAGTAGGAACAGGAACAGTGCTTGATCTCCTCTTGACTAGCTCAGGACCAGCGAACACTCAAGTGCCTTGCCCCACTTGCACTATGCAGCGAGAGGGACACGGGGTTATCCTCTCATGCTTGAATTGCTTCCTTGCTGGAGGTGTCTTGTATCGCTTTGAGTATGATGTCAGCCCTGCTTTATTTCTTGCAAAAGCACGTGGTGGAACTTGTACTCTTGCAGTTTCAGACCCAAATGATATTGTGGTACACCGGGCAAAATTCCTGCTTGAGAATGGCTTTGGGTGTTATAATGTGTTTAAGAACAATTGTGAAGATTTTGCTATTTATTGCAAAACCGGACTCCTTGTTGTAGATCAAGGAACAATGGGACAGAGTGGCCAAGCAGCATCCATTGTCGGGGGCCCTCTTGCAGCTGTTCTATCTACACCATTGCGTCTTGTCACCACCAATGTCTATGGGATGGCTGCAACAGCTGTTGGAGTTTACTGTGTTAGCAGATATGCTGCTGATATTGGCAAGAGGAGGGATGTGCTGAAGGTCTCAGTGGAGGATCTGACAAGGAGGCTGGCCACAGGCTCACTCCAGGTGGTCGAAAATCAAATTTTAGCTAGACCAATCTAA